The Euphorbia lathyris chromosome 8, ddEupLath1.1, whole genome shotgun sequence genome has a window encoding:
- the LOC136202598 gene encoding LOW QUALITY PROTEIN: uncharacterized protein (The sequence of the model RefSeq protein was modified relative to this genomic sequence to represent the inferred CDS: deleted 1 base in 1 codon; substituted 1 base at 1 genomic stop codon) has protein sequence MKCHREEIVLYWISVPKKMTLHLSDSELQLLILLVWYXMNISFRLGMSFSARIMENAPQFKTSKNGGTKLSDMITGTHS, from the exons ATGAAGTGTCATCGAGAAGAGATCGTACTTTACTGGATTAGCGTGCCAAAGAAAATGACGCTGCACCTTTCTGACTCCGAGTTGCAACTCCTGATACTTCTCGTCTGGTATTGAATG AATATCTCTTTCAGGTTGGGGATGTCTTTTTCAGCAAGGATTATGGAGAATGCTCCCCAATTCAAGACTTCGAAAAATGGTGGCACGAAATTGTCGGATATGATTACAGGTACACACTCGTAA
- the LOC136202199 gene encoding pleiotropic drug resistance protein 1-like, whose translation MVGFMFLFNFFYALALTYLNPFEKPQAVISEDSQSKESIGKNRGSIQKSNKGSSHKSSTGNGDEIVEANHNRKKGMVLPFEPHSIAFDDVMYSVDMPQEMISRGVVEDKLVLLKGVSGAFRPGVLTALMGVSGAGKTTLMDVLAGRSGIFVFH comes from the exons ATGGTTGGTTTCATGTTCCTATTCAACTTCTTTTATGCTCTAGCTCTCACTTATCTCAACC CTTTTGAGAAGCCTCAGGCTGTTATATCTGAAGATTCTCAAAGTAAAGAATCTATCGGCAAAAATAGAGGATCAATTCAAAAAAGCAACAAAGGAAGTAGTCACAAATCAAGCACAG gtaatggagatgaaattgTAGAGGCAAACCACAACAGGAAGAAAGGAATGGTTCTTCCTTTCGAACCACATTCCATTGCCTTTGATGATGTTATGTACTCAGTTGACATGCCACAA GAAATGATAAGTCGAGGAGTTGTTGAAGATAAATTGGTGCTTCTGAAGGGTGTGAGCGGTGCTTTCAGGCCAGGCGTTCTTACTGCTTTAATGGGTGTTAGTGGCGCAGGCAAAACCACCCTGATGGATGTCCTGGCTGGTAGAAGTGGAATTTTTGTTTTCCACTAA